From Candidatus Pedobacter colombiensis, one genomic window encodes:
- a CDS encoding efflux RND transporter periplasmic adaptor subunit, protein MKLKPILIIVGIIIVLIAVGVYSGVIGGDKSEKITTEKAAERKVIETVTASGKIQPETEVKLSSEVSGEVTELLVKEGDVVKKGQLLVKVRPDVLKSGYDRAVASYSSQKASVAGAAQMLKQAEANFANGEVTYKRNVELFNKKVISASEFDAAKAAYLTAKTNLGRAKEDLNAAKFSLEQTGANVQEASANLAKATIFAPVNGVVSKLSVELGDRILGTVQNAGTEIMRISNLSSMEVNVDVNENDINRVKVGDQATIEVDAFADKKFKGTVTEIASSSKDVGSATSSVDQVTNFIVKVRILADSYSNITGGAKDLPSPFRPGLSATVDIESETVNGLSVPIQSVFTIDKKKDDKDKKPEGNQENAEKQKNKLTDKKVKQYVYVYNADQTVKQVEVTTGIQNDQFIIIKSGLKAGQEVVTGPYSVIQNKLKDGMKVKKVTKDQLFAEPGKK, encoded by the coding sequence ATGAAACTAAAACCCATATTAATTATAGTAGGAATTATCATTGTCCTGATTGCTGTTGGTGTATATTCCGGAGTTATTGGTGGTGATAAGAGCGAAAAAATAACCACTGAAAAGGCCGCAGAGCGAAAAGTTATAGAAACAGTAACTGCCAGTGGAAAAATACAACCTGAGACAGAAGTTAAACTAAGTTCGGAAGTATCGGGCGAGGTAACAGAGCTGTTGGTTAAAGAAGGCGATGTTGTAAAGAAGGGGCAGCTATTGGTCAAAGTGCGTCCAGATGTGCTTAAGTCGGGGTACGACCGCGCTGTTGCTTCCTATAGCTCACAAAAGGCCAGCGTGGCTGGAGCTGCTCAGATGCTTAAACAAGCTGAGGCTAATTTTGCAAATGGAGAAGTAACTTATAAACGCAATGTAGAATTGTTCAATAAAAAGGTAATCTCTGCTTCCGAATTTGACGCAGCAAAAGCAGCATATTTAACTGCAAAGACTAATCTGGGAAGGGCAAAAGAGGACCTTAATGCTGCAAAGTTTAGTTTAGAACAAACAGGCGCAAATGTTCAGGAGGCAAGTGCCAACCTGGCCAAAGCGACCATATTTGCCCCGGTAAATGGGGTAGTCTCTAAGCTTTCTGTAGAGCTGGGAGATCGTATTTTGGGAACCGTTCAAAATGCGGGAACAGAGATCATGCGGATTTCAAACCTTTCTTCTATGGAAGTAAACGTAGATGTGAACGAAAACGACATCAACAGGGTAAAGGTTGGCGATCAGGCTACTATTGAAGTAGATGCATTTGCAGATAAAAAATTTAAAGGTACGGTAACAGAAATTGCTAGTTCTTCTAAAGATGTGGGTTCGGCAACGAGTTCTGTAGATCAGGTGACTAACTTTATTGTGAAGGTTCGTATCCTTGCCGATTCTTACAGTAACATCACCGGTGGAGCTAAAGATCTTCCATCACCATTCAGACCAGGGTTATCTGCGACTGTGGACATAGAAAGCGAAACTGTAAACGGCCTGTCTGTTCCTATTCAATCTGTTTTTACGATAGATAAAAAGAAAGATGATAAAGATAAAAAACCGGAAGGCAATCAGGAGAACGCTGAAAAACAAAAAAATAAACTTACTGACAAGAAAGTGAAGCAGTATGTTTATGTATACAACGCTGATCAAACCGTTAAGCAAGTAGAAGTTACTACAGGTATCCAGAACGATCAGTTTATCATCATTAAATCCGGACTTAAAGCTGGTCAGGAAGTGGTAACCGGCCCTTATTCTGTCATACAAAACAAATTAAAGGATGGAATGAAAGTAAAGAAAGTGACTAAGGATCAATTGTTTGCTGAACCTGGTAAGAAGTAA
- a CDS encoding NAD(P)H-dependent glycerol-3-phosphate dehydrogenase gives MIPKVAMIGGGSWATAIIKMLSDNFSAKEIYWWMRNAEAIAHIQKYKHNPNYLSSVEVRIPEENISDDIAVIIKKADYIVLNVPAAFLKETLSAVTPEQLKGKKIVSAIKGIVPDENQIIGEFLHQKYNVPLEDILVISGPCHAEEVALEKLSYLTIASVNVGLAGFFANLLNTRYIKTNVSDDIFGTEYAAVLKNIYAVASGICHGIGYGDNFQAVLISNAIREIKRFVDAVHPITRDIKESAYLGDLLVTAYSQFSRNRTFGNMIGKGYTVKSAQLEMNMVAEGYYAVSCMHHINKKYKVDMPISRAVYAILYEKHSPHIEMRLLTEQLN, from the coding sequence ATGATACCTAAAGTCGCAATGATTGGTGGGGGTAGTTGGGCTACTGCTATTATAAAAATGCTCTCAGATAACTTTTCTGCAAAAGAGATTTATTGGTGGATGCGAAATGCAGAAGCCATAGCGCATATTCAAAAATATAAGCACAACCCTAATTATTTAAGTTCGGTTGAAGTCAGGATTCCCGAAGAAAATATATCTGATGATATAGCTGTGATTATTAAGAAAGCGGATTATATCGTATTAAATGTACCTGCCGCTTTTCTTAAAGAAACATTGAGTGCTGTTACACCGGAACAGCTGAAAGGTAAAAAGATCGTTTCGGCCATTAAAGGTATCGTGCCGGATGAAAATCAGATCATTGGTGAGTTCCTTCACCAGAAATACAATGTTCCCTTAGAAGACATCCTGGTGATTAGTGGGCCATGCCACGCAGAAGAAGTGGCCTTGGAAAAACTATCTTATCTAACCATTGCCTCCGTGAATGTTGGTCTTGCAGGTTTTTTTGCTAACCTTTTAAATACCCGGTACATTAAAACAAATGTTTCGGATGATATTTTCGGGACAGAATATGCAGCTGTGCTGAAAAATATTTATGCTGTAGCCAGTGGTATTTGTCATGGAATAGGCTACGGCGATAATTTTCAAGCGGTATTAATTTCTAATGCCATCCGCGAAATCAAACGCTTTGTTGATGCGGTTCATCCCATTACAAGAGATATAAAGGAGTCTGCTTATCTGGGCGATTTACTCGTTACTGCATATTCGCAATTTAGCCGTAATCGCACCTTTGGTAATATGATTGGAAAGGGCTACACCGTAAAGTCTGCTCAGCTGGAAATGAATATGGTTGCCGAAGGGTATTACGCTGTTAGTTGTATGCATCATATCAATAAGAAGTATAAGGTAGATATGCCCATAAGTAGGGCGGTATATGCTATCCTATATGAAAAACATTCTCCAC